Genomic DNA from Solanum pennellii chromosome 3, SPENNV200:
gtgggagtagaacaccagattccatttagctcacatggtctcatgtcagTTATTGCAATTCTTTTTCTAATGCAAATGTAAATCAACTAGTTAAGTATGTGATTCTTATTAGCGTTGTCTTGAATGCTACTACATAGGGtaagggagggtatgggacttctattattcattgcacatgtgggatcctaagggatggtccTAGTGATGTTTTTCTATGATTATGacaatgattatgattatgttgataatcTATGAGTAGTATTCATGTATTTatgtatgaagtgggttgcttaatgaGATATTTATCCTTGGATAAGATTATGGGGTTGTATCTTTGGCATATAGCTTGGGTGATCTATGTGTTGGGTtaatattatgttgaattgacttattatgcttctaatatatgcatgttgagttaaatagataaaaagcatgatatttgactaaattgtccttttctcacacattgatgatttttttcataggagccatacttagtacatgtggtttgtactaacccatattttctccctttttcacAAACAGTTTAGGTACGGGCCATTGAGGAGATTCGTGGtcaatgaagaagaagacttaGCTTTTTCCTATgtcaattggtgagtcctcatgagttTTGAGGATAAATCCACTCAAGATTTTGTAACATtctagaaaatgtacttgtctagtgaagggtgtattaggttttaagaatatgtattgggctacttaggcatcccaatgcccaatattgagtaatattgggcatgttagagaatattggatTGAGGGTGTAAGCCAATTTCCATGTATTATGATATACTTTGATTCTCAAATTCCCCAATCCAAACTTGTTAGGAATTGTACCTttaatgaagaccctaagctaaaattattGATTCTTAACACATTAGGTTCGAGGCATCCAAGTGCCAAGcttaggtaccatagcacatgatcatttaaaatgatcatgtagattaagcattGCCCGTGGACATAGTGAGGGTTCCTGGACAAGAAATGAgaagcaacacatgtgcaagcacatgtgcaagagaCCAAGCGACCAAGCCCCAATCGAATTCGGTTAGAGTAGTTAGGGGGCACGCACCCGCACGGGTAAatccatgtggggcctagcttcctaacaaactctatgctctaactaacttacctaactatctaactaacctaggatttactaaaataaactaactagtgtatCCGAAATCCTAAAATCTAACCGGGTGACAGTAGAcgggtaactaactaaagaaacatcctagtacctaacctaggatggtccaaagaggttggttatggtcctagtgacttaggggtactttagtaatttctataggtcacttaattaattaaattagcaacttaattaattaattaagaattcaTGATAAAGCCGAGACACCTTagtaaattttcaaatttggctaagtcaaatgctctcttattttagttaatttaggaggggcgttttggtaattatataattgattatttaattaagttagttagcctaagttgaattagttaATATTAAGTTCCTAAAACTTAGACTCACGATTAACTAGGTAAGAAAACTCACGACTCAAAAATAGTATCAAACGtaagaaaaatagtgaacaaTTCTCCTTAAACTATTTCAAGGcagttcttcaagatttttcatgCAAAGGACAGGGTGAttttcgtagattcaattcgacagtaaggtatgggttttcacTCTTGCATTCCTCTTCCCAAGGGaattttcaaacgttttgaattcaagaaaaattgaaactagGGTTTCCCAATGAAATTatcgaatgttcatctccctagttctcctaTTTTCGATTCTAGTAGTATGCATAATGCAAATTctgagcatgttgttggtatatagtggtaactgatcattatgtgtagatttatatgatttgataatgtctaatgagacctataggttagattCGTATGattaatgcctaattgtgttcgagaagttgaaattattataagtcatttatgaaattaagTTTATTGTTGAAAGGAATGAAGGTTTTGATTACTGTTTGTGTTTTACAGTAGATATGTTTGTAAGTGTTTGGAATTCAATGTTTCCAAcaagaaataagaatgagaaccAAATCTAGTTAACgaatcttcaatgccaaatcaactttatagTTTGGCCAAACAAAGCACTAGAATGTTCTTATGATCTAATCGAAACAAAAGTCAAAAGTTGGCTTGCttagaatgatgagattactatagtatatacatgatGTTAATTGACTTCgctaatgatattctcatgaTTAGtatttagtgaaagtttggtttatgccattAAATTGGCTagtaatattatttccaaaaatgatataAAGTTGGCCAATGACTAAAACATACTAATCTTATATGGctaatgtaaattatgatattcttgtaaggccaaatacatgttaaagaatgatttgaaaagttgaaactcaatgaactcataactaAGGGTATGCCAATGGTttggacaagtcccaacataccctatataaatgaacttgtgaacatagtagcacattgaataagtccttacaactttcataaagaatggtacaagactaccaaataatGTTGAACAAGATAATGTGAGaaatgaaataacataaaagctTGTGAGTCATGATATTGAcatagaatggggtgttaaaggaagttagacaagtctcacttacacctaaacaattatgttaaagatacatacataagagggtgttagaaatcgtgagacaagtctcattcacaccataatgatatTGTAAGAttcaagttcacattcatcaagtaaataaagggatgacaagtcatccattgagattagcatacctcatactagaagcaagcttccataatgtatgagtgAACTCAAAAAGTTATAAAGTATGATAATTTGAGCAAAGCACCAAATTACTAGCAATGaacttgtgcaagcacatgtaagcatcatgagatgagactaccgCCAAGGTTGATAAGCGTCTACAAAAtgtcctagtctttgaactatgttgtcaGCATAGATTACTAGCCATTGGATCTACCTAAGAAAGCTAAGAAATATTCGGTTTAACTTTGgtcggtgaaccacctcttttcagtgatgggaagacactggatttcatgttagttcacatgatctatgtcggttaaatgctaGTATTCTGTTTTACTTTAGCttgtgaaccacctcttttgagtgtggggaagacaatggatttcatgttagctcacatgatctatgtcaatttaatgctaaagatttcttaaataaagtaagaaaaaaataaagaaggaaaagtaTGTTCAAAGTTAACATGagataaaagaagaagatatgtaagttcaaagtgaactgaACTAAGTAAGAAATACATAAGTAAATGAAATCActagtgtttgataagaatgaagtttaaacagttattggcttatgacaataaagggagcaaaacataatggctaatcaattccccataatatttatatcatgcaaatgatcaatagccaataattttatattatgcaaatgatcaattAATGGGCTTATCCAATAACTTTTTATACTAtgcaaatgataaaataatgggcataggcaattatctttatattatgcaaatgatcaaataataggCATAGACAATAATTTTTATTCGATgtaaatgatcaaataataggCATTGCCAATAATGATTGGCTTAaaaagacttcatgcccaatttaacaagaatggaaagaataacttataagtagggtagtcaaatcattttcttaatcttttggattacttacttgattcattgtaggaatgggactataatgaatcattgcactcgtaAGTAAAAAATAGGATAAAAGGATAACATTGAACAATagtacaaaaaaaagaaaagactgaaaaagaAACTAAGGCATGGGAGAGGAGCTCTCGTCTTAAGGGGgagcaaaaatataaatttttgctAGATTTGTTCTAATATTATGTTCATGAtcccaaggtcttatgttcatttAGAAAAtagttgtgtgctttaaattCATGACAATATGTAATATTCATAGCATGtttcataaataacgaattaggaaaggaAACTGACTTCACTTTCCGAAAATtgcatgttgctataggaagagctttccttgatcatacATAGTACTTAtttgttatgtgcatatacccataattattacaagtgtgtactaacccatatactattactatttttataggcgcAGGTCCTTGAAAAAGATTGAAAGGTCGCTTGAAGCTGGTTGGATTAGTACCTCCAgtctttggtaggtcctcttttGTTTGAGGATGCCTACACTTTATATTCTATCTTTAATAGATTAGACATAGCTaatggatgttgtccctagtgttccctttcaaatatttattcaagCTTTTATATTAAGGCCGGTTTTGCaactattaataatattatgaattctacATTTAATTTGTACAATCTATTAATAAATGGTTGTTTATATTGAGCCGTTAGTATATCACTCATATGcagaaattatatgaagtctaagtacacttcagtaaatttttaatggttttaaattttccgctaaaattaactatatgattttgattaaatctaagatgaggcttgtctgcgacctctaagaggttaaTGACGCCGGTATCATCTATGGTCTAGAAACTAGGTGTGACAAGCTTTATATCAAAGCCAGaataaattacctaggaactaaggTTCAAGACAACCACGTTGCatagtttctagcttatggttgtgaagtgcaccacaaccatgacttagagacttagTGATGTTAAAAGTCTttccttcttctactctttatcgtgctgtgtagagctttgacattttgtctcattctagcatctaacttccttcttgtgtgtgcgtgtagaaaaatgaacacaagaagaaatgCAGGCAGGAGAGTTAGAGAAGCAACTGTTGGGGAAAACCAAGATCCTCCTCAAGCTCCAGCTGCTGAAGTGCAAGTGCCTGTCAACCCAGCTGCGTTGACGGATGGAGAAGTGAGAGCAGCACTGTTTCAGATGGTCCAAGACATTACTGCTCAGACACAGACTATCACAGCCCAGGCCATTATAGAGGGTGCTCCCAGGGAGAGCCCACATTCTAGCACCATGGCAAGCTGAGAGATTTCACAAGGATTACTCTCGAAGTCTACTTCGAGTCAAAAATCAAGGAGGATCCCCAGGAGTTTGTTGATGAGGTCCACaagattctctatgctatgggtGCTAATGAAAAGGAGAAGGCTCAGTTGGATACataccagctcaaggatgtggcgCAGGTATGGTACAAGATGTTGGTAGATGGCCGAGCAATAGGAGAAGTCCCCATCACTTGGAACATTCTCAAAACTGCCTTCCTTGAGAGGTTCTTTCCCAGAGATCAAagagaggctaaggttgaggatttcatcaacctatGCCAGGGAGGTATGTTAGTCAAcgaatactccttgaagtttgttaagctttCCTAATATGCTTCTTCCCTGGTAGCCAATAGCAAGGaacatgataacatggaccttggTAGATTGATGGTACATGCACAACAAGTGGAGGAGAGTCGTCGGAGGAAGAGAGGCCGAGAAGGCAAGAATCCTAGGCCCTCAAATCAGCATGGTTCTAGCACTGGTAGGAGTTCGTTTCGAGTCCAGGACAggcccaagttcaagaaggggcaccaACACTCAAGTAATCCTAATCCTTCCGGCAACACTAATGCAAAAGGGGGAAAGTCTGGCCTGAATAAGGGAAATGATAGAAATGCCCAGCGTGACAGAAAATCGTGTGGTAAGTGTGGCTGTTTGAATGGAGGTGAGTTCTTTGTAGGTACTAATGCCTTCTATGGGTGCGATAAGAGTGGGCATATAATATGGGACTGCCAACATGTGAAGAATCAGACAAAGGTAGTTACTCAGCCTTGGTCTAATCCTACTGCtgcagccgagcctcctaagaggaaagTTCTATGCTTTGGAATGTAGAGAGGAGCGGGAGAAGTAAGCCGATGCGGTCACTTGTAATTTTCTTGTCTTTTCTCTTCatgtgtatgcattgttagatccaggatccaccttgtcttttgttactcacttagtagctagtaaatttgacttgcttcctgagatctagcatgaagcttttcaagttagtactcccataggggACAATATTAGAGctgaaagagtatatagagattTCCCAATAACTGTTCTTGATAGAGTCACTTATGTTTATGtaatagaattaaccatgcttGACTATGATagaattttgggtatggattggctccataagTGTTATTCTACAATAGATTGTCGAAAAAGGGTAGTAATATTTCAGTTTCGAAATGAGTTAGAGCTGGAATGGGAAGGGCGTAGTTCAAATTCAATAGGCCAAATAGTTTCCCTTCTTAAAGACAATAaaatgttatctaaggggtatttATTCCACTTAATCAGAGTCAATGACAGATAACAtgaagttccttccatagactctgtgtccatagtgaatgagtttGAAGATGTCTTTCCAGAGGATTTACCAAGAATCCCTCCTGAACGCGAAATTGAATTTGGTGTTGACTTAGATCCCAACACTAAACCAATTTCCATTCCTCCCTATAGAATGGCTCCTAATgaacttgaagagttgaagttgtagttaaaagatctacttgataagtgcttcatccagccgagcatatccccattGGGTGCTCCGGTGTTGTTCGTTGTTAAAAAGGATGgatcccttagaatgtgtatcgattatcggcaactcaacaaagtcatcactataaagaacaaataccctcttcccagaattgatgatttatt
This window encodes:
- the LOC107013421 gene encoding uncharacterized protein LOC107013421 gives rise to the protein MGANEKEKAQLDTYQLKDVAQVWYKMLVDGRAIGEVPITWNILKTAFLERFFPRDQREAKVEDFINLCQGANSKEHDNMDLGRLMVHAQQVEESRRRKRGREGKNPRPSNQHGSSTGRSSFRVQDRPKFKKGHQHSSNPNPSGNTNAKGGKSGLNKGNDRNAQRDRKSCGKCGCLNGGEFFVGTNAFYGCDKSGHIIWDCQHVKNQTKVVTQPWSNPTAAAEPPKRKVLCFGM